DNA from Thermovirga sp.:
GCTCTCGCCCACCATGACCAGGACCTTCCTTCCGGCGTCGATCTCCGCCAGGAAGGAGGCCATGCTCTTCGTGTCGGGCTTTTCTATGTCAAGGCGGTCGAGCAGGACCAGCCCTCCTTCGAGAACCTTGAGAGAAAGCGCACTCTTCAGGGCGATCCTTCTGACCTTCCGGTTGACCTTCTGGTGATAGTCCCTGGGGCGGGGGCCATGGGTGACTCCACCGCCTACCCAAAGGGGAGATCGCCTGCTGCCGTGCCTGGCCCTCCCCGTATGTTTCTGCCTCCAGGGTTTTCTCCCGCCGCCGCGCACTTCACCCCGGGTCTTGGTTGAGTGCGTTCCCTGCCTGGCATTAGCCTGCTGGGCTACCACGACCTGGTGCATCGCCGGCACATGGACAGGAGCCGCGAAAACGGAATCGGAAAGGTTCTCCTC
Protein-coding regions in this window:
- the rplD gene encoding 50S ribosomal protein L4, whose translation is EENLSDSVFAAPVHVPAMHQVVVAQQANARQGTHSTKTRGEVRGGGRKPWRQKHTGRARHGSRRSPLWVGGGVTHGPRPRDYHQKVNRKVRRIALKSALSLKVLEGGLVLLDRLDIEKPDTKSMASFLAEIDAGRKVLVMVGESSDAIYKSASNIPGTMVLHVDSINVYDILNHNRMILTVDAARKIEEVYGA